One window of Microbacterium sp. 1S1 genomic DNA carries:
- a CDS encoding SDR family NAD(P)-dependent oxidoreductase — MATVVGSSVSGRVVVITGGGTGIGAAVAERFAAEGAHVVVVGRRPEPLHEVERAVGAFPVVADAADTASAQAAIAEILARFGRIDVLVANAGGHGFSPVAETDDASWDAAIRANLTTAFVMAREALPALIEAKGQVVVVSSLAGLFAGPSVAGYTVGKHALIGLTRTLARDYGRHGVRVNAICPGWVQTPMADEEMDEFAAHAGLGSREEGYATVTADVPLRRPARPAEIASVVRFLGSGESSYVTGAVIVADGGSHVVDVPTIAFDHAGM, encoded by the coding sequence ATGGCAACCGTGGTCGGATCGAGCGTCTCCGGACGTGTCGTCGTCATCACCGGAGGAGGCACGGGCATCGGCGCGGCGGTCGCGGAACGGTTCGCGGCCGAAGGAGCGCACGTCGTCGTGGTGGGCCGCCGCCCCGAGCCGCTGCACGAGGTGGAGCGGGCCGTCGGGGCCTTCCCCGTCGTCGCGGACGCGGCGGACACCGCGTCGGCGCAGGCCGCCATCGCCGAGATCCTCGCGCGGTTCGGCCGCATCGACGTGCTCGTCGCGAACGCCGGGGGACACGGCTTCTCCCCGGTCGCCGAGACGGACGATGCGAGCTGGGATGCCGCGATCCGCGCCAACCTCACCACCGCGTTCGTGATGGCGCGGGAGGCGCTGCCGGCGCTGATCGAGGCCAAGGGGCAGGTGGTGGTCGTCTCATCGCTGGCCGGGCTCTTCGCGGGACCGTCGGTGGCCGGGTACACGGTCGGCAAGCACGCCCTGATCGGTCTCACCCGGACGCTCGCGCGCGACTACGGTCGCCACGGCGTGCGCGTGAACGCGATCTGCCCCGGGTGGGTGCAGACGCCCATGGCCGACGAGGAGATGGACGAGTTCGCCGCGCACGCGGGCCTCGGCTCCCGGGAGGAGGGCTACGCCACGGTCACCGCCGACGTGCCGCTGCGCCGCCCGGCGCGGCCCGCCGAGATCGCCTCCGTCGTGCGGTTCCTCGGGTCGGGGGAGTCGTCGTACGTCACCGGCGCCGTGATCGTGGCGGACGGCGGGTCCCACGTGGTCGACGTGCCGACCATCGCCTTCGACCACGCCGGGATGTAG
- a CDS encoding HAD-IA family hydrolase has translation MTEILRARAALLDMDGTLVDSTAVVERLWLAWAEPHGIDPETVLRTIHGRQGHQSMAILLPERDHAINLRENEVMLATEASDVDGVIGIPGAEDLLAALQPFPHAVVTSANVALMTARMGQAGLTVPELAVTAENVSASKPDPEGFLLAARTLGIDPADCVVFEDSGAGIQAAHAAGMRVIGIGPHAGAHAPTAHVDDLTQVAVVATDDGFELRID, from the coding sequence GTGACCGAGATCCTTCGCGCCCGCGCCGCCCTCCTCGACATGGACGGCACCCTCGTCGACTCGACCGCCGTCGTGGAACGCCTCTGGCTGGCCTGGGCGGAGCCGCACGGGATCGACCCGGAGACCGTGCTGCGCACCATCCACGGGCGGCAGGGGCATCAGAGCATGGCGATCCTGCTCCCCGAGCGCGACCACGCGATCAACCTCCGAGAGAACGAGGTCATGCTCGCGACCGAGGCCTCCGACGTGGACGGCGTGATCGGCATCCCCGGCGCCGAGGACCTGCTCGCCGCGCTGCAGCCGTTCCCACACGCGGTGGTCACCTCGGCCAACGTCGCCCTCATGACCGCGCGGATGGGTCAGGCCGGGCTCACGGTCCCCGAGCTCGCGGTCACCGCGGAGAACGTGTCCGCGTCGAAGCCGGACCCGGAGGGTTTCCTCCTCGCCGCGCGCACCCTCGGCATCGACCCCGCGGACTGCGTCGTGTTCGAGGACTCCGGCGCCGGGATCCAGGCCGCCCACGCCGCGGGGATGCGAGTGATCGGCATCGGCCCGCACGCCGGAGCCCACGCCCCGACCGCGCACGTCGACGACCTCACCCAGGTGGCGGTCGTCGCGACCGACGACGGCTTCGAGCTCCGGATCGACTGA
- a CDS encoding ABC transporter ATP-binding protein yields MSELVLDGVTVSRGAGPVISDVSLRVSGGEVLALVGPNGAGKTSLIEAVSGVTPHSAGSILLDGEPIDKLSRVARARRGIVHIEQGRAVFPSLTVRENLSLTARSAGEVDAALAPFPELEKRIDSPTALLSGGEQQMVVLARAFAAKPRVLLIDEMSLGLAPVVFLRLMPIVSSIAESGVAVLLVEQFTQLALGLAQEAVVVAGGRVSFQGSPHALQADPALLHRAYLGG; encoded by the coding sequence ATGAGCGAACTCGTGCTCGACGGCGTGACGGTGAGCCGCGGCGCCGGACCGGTCATCTCCGACGTCTCGCTGCGGGTCTCCGGCGGCGAGGTCCTGGCGCTGGTGGGGCCGAACGGCGCGGGCAAGACGAGCCTGATCGAGGCGGTGTCCGGCGTGACGCCGCACTCGGCGGGGTCGATCCTCCTCGACGGGGAGCCGATCGACAAGCTGTCGCGGGTGGCCCGTGCCCGTCGGGGGATCGTCCACATCGAACAGGGCCGTGCCGTGTTCCCGTCGCTGACCGTGCGCGAGAACCTGTCCCTCACGGCACGGAGCGCCGGGGAGGTCGACGCCGCGCTGGCGCCTTTCCCGGAGCTCGAGAAGCGGATCGACTCCCCCACGGCACTGCTGTCGGGCGGGGAGCAGCAGATGGTGGTGCTGGCGCGGGCGTTCGCGGCGAAGCCCCGGGTGCTGCTGATCGACGAGATGTCACTGGGCCTCGCGCCCGTGGTGTTCCTGCGGCTGATGCCGATCGTGTCCTCGATCGCCGAGTCCGGCGTGGCGGTGCTCCTGGTCGAGCAGTTCACGCAGCTCGCGCTCGGTCTCGCGCAGGAGGCGGTCGTCGTCGCCGGCGGCCGCGTGTCGTTCCAGGGCTCTCCCCACGCTCTCCAGGCCGACCCCGCCCTCCTCCACCGCGCGTACCTCGGCGGCTGA